AAAATGTTGTTCTCTGCTAGCTTCATCCGACCAGACACGGATTTGGGCAACTCATAGATATAGGTATTGTCTTTTAAAGGAATTTTGACAATTCCTAATTCCTTAATATCTCGTGAAACCGTTGCCTGTGTAGCTCGAATTCCCGAATCCTTCAAATGTTCCACAATTTCTTCTTGCGTTCCAATCTCGAAATCTGTAACAAATTTTCTAATTTTCTCTAGGCGTTCTTTTTTTCTCATCTATCAATTCCTTATGTGCTTGTTCTACAATGGTTTCAATCACGGAAGACACCTGATTGACAGCTGGGCTTTCCTTTTTCAAATGGGCTAAAAATTCCACATTCCCATGACCACCTTGAATCGGTGAAAAATCAAGAGCTTTGACTGAAAAACCAAACTCTACGGCGAACTTTGTCACCTTGTCCAAGACCATGCGATGAACGGTCTTGTCCTTGATAATTCCGTTTTTCCCAATCTGTTCTCGTCCCGCCTCAAATTGCGGTTTAATCAAAGCAACAACGTCACCCTCATCTGCTAAAATCGTTGCCAAAGCTGGTAAAATCAGACTGAGTGAGATAAAGCTGACATCAATACTCGCAAATTGGGGTGTTTTTTCAAAATCATTAGCGGTTGCATAGCGGAAATTAAACTGCTCCATGCTAACAACTCGCTCATCTTGTCGGATTTTCCAAGCCAATTGATTGGTTCCAACATCCACAGCATAGACTAGGCGAGCACCACTTTGCAACATGACATCGGTAAATCCGCCAGTTGAAGCTCCGATGTCAAGGGTGGTTTTTTCCACAACCGATAAGTCAAATACCTGCAAGGCTTTCTCCAGCTTGAGACCGCCACGGCTAACGTATTTCAGCTTCTCACCTTTTAACTTTAACTCGGTGCTGTCATCAATCTTTTCACCTGGCTTATCATAGCGTTCCCCATTTGCAATAGAGATGACTAAGCCTGCCATGACACCGCGTTTGGCTTGCTCTCGTGTATCAAAAAGCCCCTGTTTATAAGCCAATACATCTACTCTTTCCTTAGCCATGTAATCGTAAACTTTCTACTATCTTTCGAATCTTTTCTGCCTGAAAGGCTGTTTTCTTCTCCAGGTCTTGCAGGTATTCTTCTACCTTGTCCAAGCTCATCTCTAAGAAATCCTTTGCTTCTTCTAAACCAAGAAGGGCTGGATAGGTTGTTTTTTCTGCTACAAGATCTTTGTTGGGGGTTTTGCCCAGTTCTTCAAAACTAGCCGTCACATCTAAAATATCATCCCGCACCTGAAAAGCAAGGCCAAGCCATTCCCCTGTTTCTTGTAAGAGAGATTTTAGTTGACTATCTGCTTCCATCATCACCCCTGTAGCTACAAAGGGATAGGCGAGGAGTTTTCCCGTCTTATGGGCATGAATCGCTTGCAATTCTGCAAGATTTAACTGCCGTTTTTCCCCTTCCATATCAAGGACTTGTCCACCAACCATGCCAAAGGTTCCAGCAGCCTTAGACAAGGCCGCAATCAGTTCTATCCGAATCTGACTAGGTAGCTCTGCCATTGCCACTAAAGCATAAGAGTCCAAAAAGAGGCTATCTCCAGCTAAAATGGCCATGTCCTCACCAAATTTTTTGTGGCTCGTCAAGCGCCCTCTGCGATAATCGTCATTATCCATAGCTGGCAAATCATCGTGAATCAAACTCCCTGTATGAATCATCTCAAGGGCAGCAGCCACCTGCATATGGGCTTTGGTCAGCCTAATCCCAAATCCCTCTAGCAATTCCAAGAGCAAAAGCGGACGCAGACGCTTGCCACCTGCCTGAACGGAGTAAAGAATGGTTTCTACTAACTGAGGGGCGACTGGCTTTTCAGCA
The window above is part of the Streptococcus himalayensis genome. Proteins encoded here:
- a CDS encoding arginine repressor — translated: MRKKERLEKIRKFVTDFEIGTQEEIVEHLKDSGIRATQATVSRDIKELGIVKIPLKDNTYIYELPKSVSGRMKLAENNILSSECMGQMITLNLVPGSTAFVKNQIVEALSDLIFSILADDDTILIILRDPSQAQDVLETIKNW
- a CDS encoding polyprenyl synthetase family protein, which produces MKQVEQLQWLEQVILDFYAEKPVAPQLVETILYSVQAGGKRLRPLLLLELLEGFGIRLTKAHMQVAAALEMIHTGSLIHDDLPAMDNDDYRRGRLTSHKKFGEDMAILAGDSLFLDSYALVAMAELPSQIRIELIAALSKAAGTFGMVGGQVLDMEGEKRQLNLAELQAIHAHKTGKLLAYPFVATGVMMEADSQLKSLLQETGEWLGLAFQVRDDILDVTASFEELGKTPNKDLVAEKTTYPALLGLEEAKDFLEMSLDKVEEYLQDLEKKTAFQAEKIRKIVESLRLHG
- a CDS encoding TlyA family RNA methyltransferase, with translation MAKERVDVLAYKQGLFDTREQAKRGVMAGLVISIANGERYDKPGEKIDDSTELKLKGEKLKYVSRGGLKLEKALQVFDLSVVEKTTLDIGASTGGFTDVMLQSGARLVYAVDVGTNQLAWKIRQDERVVSMEQFNFRYATANDFEKTPQFASIDVSFISLSLILPALATILADEGDVVALIKPQFEAGREQIGKNGIIKDKTVHRMVLDKVTKFAVEFGFSVKALDFSPIQGGHGNVEFLAHLKKESPAVNQVSSVIETIVEQAHKELIDEKKRTPREN